In Kordia antarctica, the following proteins share a genomic window:
- a CDS encoding OstA-like protein has product MKKLFILFFLTQVAFSQTQNPVNKKTVIKIVYGGNLKVNEDKYPGAKIFSKTKTGQVRFEHEGMDLWCDRAVLFQDTNWVKAYGNVFIQQGDSVEMSSEYIEYDGDTKRAISKRNVRLKNTDMTLSTDTLYFDRNKQEAYFNTGGIVKDSATVLKSIEGRYFMEKNKYQFLKEVNITNPEYTVNSAQLDYYTDSKHAYMYGPSTIKGDEYTIYCERGFYNTVTEKGYFIKKSRIDYDNRIINGDSLYFEKNNEFASATNNIKITDTINKMILKGHYGEVYKAKDSAFITKRAVAISLVETDSMYIHGDRLLVTGPAENRVIRAYKNVKFFKTDMSGKCDSLFADNKSGITKMLNNPILWNGESQMTGDTIFLISNVKTEKLDSLKVINNAFIVNKDTLGEGYNQVKGLNLYGKFEENKLREVDVVKNTEVVYYMYNDENEFIGINKTICSAINLTLNESQIEDITFFTRPDGVIYPDKDLPKNARKLRGFVWRGDERMFSKEDIFDEDDNNLVLPVIRGVNNAMDPLEEKRDSDEKALKPTVKAVPPEKKKEKVYEKKKLVAQPKVKKE; this is encoded by the coding sequence ATGAAAAAACTATTCATCTTATTTTTTTTAACTCAAGTTGCGTTTTCGCAAACACAAAATCCTGTAAATAAAAAAACGGTGATTAAAATTGTGTATGGTGGTAATTTGAAAGTGAATGAAGACAAATATCCTGGCGCAAAAATATTTTCCAAAACGAAAACTGGACAAGTCCGATTTGAACACGAAGGAATGGATTTATGGTGTGACAGAGCGGTTTTGTTTCAAGATACGAATTGGGTAAAAGCCTATGGAAATGTATTCATTCAACAAGGAGATTCTGTCGAAATGTCTAGCGAATACATTGAATATGATGGCGATACAAAACGCGCTATTTCCAAACGAAATGTGCGTTTGAAAAATACAGATATGACGTTGTCTACAGACACGTTATACTTTGACAGAAACAAGCAAGAAGCCTATTTTAATACAGGTGGCATTGTAAAAGATAGCGCAACCGTTTTAAAAAGTATTGAAGGACGTTATTTTATGGAAAAAAATAAATATCAGTTCTTAAAAGAAGTAAATATTACGAATCCAGAATACACGGTAAACTCTGCGCAATTGGATTATTATACCGATTCCAAACATGCGTATATGTATGGACCATCAACTATAAAAGGAGATGAATATACCATTTATTGCGAACGTGGATTTTACAATACAGTCACGGAAAAAGGCTATTTTATTAAAAAATCACGGATTGATTATGACAATAGAATCATAAATGGTGATAGTTTATATTTTGAAAAAAACAACGAATTTGCTTCCGCAACTAACAATATAAAAATTACGGACACCATTAATAAAATGATTCTAAAAGGTCATTATGGCGAAGTGTACAAAGCGAAAGATTCTGCCTTTATTACCAAACGCGCTGTTGCGATTAGTTTGGTAGAAACAGATTCGATGTACATTCACGGAGATCGATTGTTAGTCACTGGTCCAGCGGAAAACAGAGTGATTCGTGCGTATAAAAATGTGAAGTTTTTCAAAACAGATATGAGCGGAAAATGTGATTCTTTGTTTGCCGATAATAAATCGGGAATCACCAAAATGCTGAACAATCCAATTCTGTGGAATGGCGAAAGTCAAATGACAGGCGACACAATTTTCTTGATTTCTAATGTGAAAACTGAAAAATTAGACTCTTTAAAAGTAATCAACAATGCTTTTATTGTGAATAAAGATACGCTTGGCGAAGGTTACAATCAGGTTAAAGGATTGAACTTATATGGAAAGTTTGAAGAAAACAAACTGCGAGAAGTTGATGTCGTAAAAAACACGGAAGTTGTCTATTATATGTACAATGATGAAAATGAATTTATTGGAATCAATAAAACCATTTGTAGCGCAATTAATCTGACTTTAAACGAGAGTCAAATAGAAGATATTACCTTTTTCACACGACCAGATGGCGTCATTTATCCTGATAAAGATTTACCAAAAAATGCCCGAAAACTACGTGGTTTTGTTTGGCGTGGCGATGAACGTATGTTTTCCAAAGAGGATATTTTTGATGAAGATGATAATAATTTAGTCTTACCAGTAATCCGCGGAGTGAACAATGCAATGGATCCTTTGGAAGAAAAACGAGATTCTGATGAAAAAGCTTTAAAACCTACTGTAAAAGCTGTTCCTCCAGAGAAGAAAAAGGAGAAAGTCTACGAGAAGAAGAAACTTGTTGCGCAACCGAAGGTGAAAAAGGAATAG
- a CDS encoding M16 family metallopeptidase produces the protein MKKYIYLLGLVVIMSLGSSEKATAQSKKSDQKEILGTNEDSAKIPVDPNVKMGKLSNGLTYYIRNNGKPENKVELRLVVNAGSILEDEDQLGLAHFMEHMNFNGTKNFKKNELVDYLQSIGVKFGAHLNAYTSFDETVYILPIPSDDPEKLEKGFQIIEDWAHNALLTDEEIDNERGVVLEEYRLGKGASERMLQRYLPKIMYGSKYAKRLPIGTKEVLENFEYESLRRYYKDWYRPDLMAVIAVGDVDVAILEEKIKSHFGKIPAATNPKPRNTFDVENHEETLIAIETDKEASFAQVQVLFKDLGKPKKDATVKEYRTSVIKGLFTQMINNRLDELKESENPPFVYGYSFHGGTWARTKEAYQSFAMTAPDKQLEALAVLLEENERAKKFGFGSGEFERAKKNITARLEKAFKDKDKTESNRIVGEYVRNFLEGEAMPGIEWEYNFYKSVLPTIQLSEINNVITNYLRDTNRVIVLTGPEKEGMTKVTEAQVKQTLEDVKNKKITPYEDKAVATSLLTNLPPKGSVTNISKNEKLDVTTIKLTNGATITYKKTDFKNDEILFEAFSYGGSSLYSDEEYKTIGFAGGGLAEAGVNGFSKVDLGKMMSGKIVRVRPYIGTYSEGLSGATTPKDLEELFQMTHLYFTKLNKDEKAYMSYVNKQKGFLTNMLANPQFYFQNEMGKFTNGKNPRYLGFPTGESMDASDYSLAYEKYQERFADISDFNFYFVGNVDEKVLVDYAEKYLGSLEGKNSNEKYNVSSFRPLTGSHSKIVEKGQDPKSAVRIMFQGEAEYNREEAKAMKALGEILSIKLIEKLREEEGGVYGAGARGSIRSFPYGWYNFSISFPCGPENVDKLKTAALAELQKIIDNGPSEKDVSKIKEAQLLEYKESIKKNRFWLGYLKNSDYMNRDVNRVLDDEKVVNELTASDIQNVAKKYLTKGYILGIHNPEK, from the coding sequence ATGAAAAAATACATATACCTCTTAGGGTTAGTAGTCATTATGAGTTTAGGAAGCTCCGAAAAAGCAACTGCTCAATCCAAGAAAAGTGATCAAAAAGAGATTCTAGGAACAAATGAAGATTCAGCAAAAATACCCGTTGATCCTAATGTGAAAATGGGGAAGTTATCTAATGGACTCACATACTATATTAGAAACAACGGAAAACCAGAAAATAAAGTAGAATTGCGTTTGGTTGTAAATGCAGGTTCTATTTTAGAAGATGAAGACCAACTCGGATTGGCGCATTTTATGGAGCATATGAATTTTAACGGAACGAAAAACTTCAAAAAAAATGAGCTTGTAGATTATTTACAAAGTATCGGAGTAAAATTTGGAGCGCATTTGAATGCGTATACTTCGTTTGATGAAACCGTTTATATTTTACCAATTCCAAGTGATGATCCAGAAAAACTTGAAAAAGGATTTCAAATTATTGAAGATTGGGCGCACAATGCATTGTTAACAGATGAAGAAATTGATAACGAAAGAGGTGTTGTACTCGAAGAATATCGTTTGGGAAAAGGAGCAAGCGAACGCATGTTACAAAGATATTTGCCTAAAATTATGTACGGTTCTAAATACGCAAAGCGTTTGCCAATTGGAACGAAAGAAGTTTTAGAAAATTTTGAATATGAAAGTTTAAGAAGATATTACAAAGATTGGTACAGACCAGATTTAATGGCTGTTATTGCAGTTGGAGATGTAGATGTTGCCATATTGGAGGAAAAAATAAAATCACATTTTGGAAAAATTCCTGCAGCAACAAACCCAAAACCTAGAAATACTTTTGATGTAGAAAATCATGAGGAAACATTAATAGCAATTGAAACTGACAAAGAAGCTTCATTTGCACAAGTACAAGTTCTATTTAAAGATTTAGGGAAACCTAAAAAAGATGCGACTGTAAAAGAATATAGAACTTCTGTGATTAAAGGATTATTCACTCAGATGATAAACAACAGATTAGATGAACTAAAAGAATCTGAAAATCCGCCATTTGTATACGGATATAGTTTTCATGGAGGAACTTGGGCAAGAACGAAAGAAGCATATCAATCTTTTGCAATGACAGCTCCAGACAAACAATTAGAAGCGTTAGCAGTATTACTAGAAGAAAATGAAAGAGCAAAGAAATTTGGTTTTGGAAGTGGCGAATTTGAAAGAGCAAAAAAGAATATTACTGCACGACTAGAAAAAGCATTTAAGGATAAAGACAAAACAGAATCCAATAGAATTGTAGGCGAATATGTTAGAAACTTCTTGGAAGGTGAAGCGATGCCAGGTATTGAATGGGAATATAATTTCTACAAAAGCGTATTGCCAACAATTCAGTTAAGTGAAATAAACAATGTAATTACCAACTATTTACGAGATACAAATAGAGTAATCGTGCTTACAGGTCCTGAAAAAGAAGGAATGACTAAAGTAACCGAAGCACAAGTAAAACAAACGCTGGAAGACGTAAAAAACAAAAAAATAACACCTTATGAAGACAAAGCTGTAGCGACTTCTTTACTAACGAATTTGCCGCCTAAAGGAAGTGTTACTAACATTTCTAAAAATGAAAAACTAGACGTAACTACCATAAAATTAACAAACGGCGCAACAATAACCTACAAGAAAACAGACTTTAAAAACGATGAAATTCTTTTTGAAGCCTTTAGTTATGGAGGAAGTTCTTTATATAGTGATGAAGAATATAAAACAATTGGGTTTGCAGGTGGCGGACTTGCGGAAGCTGGCGTAAACGGATTCTCTAAAGTTGATCTTGGAAAAATGATGTCAGGAAAAATAGTTCGAGTGCGTCCTTATATTGGAACCTACAGTGAAGGTTTAAGCGGAGCAACAACACCAAAAGACTTGGAAGAATTGTTTCAAATGACGCACTTATACTTTACCAAATTAAACAAAGATGAAAAGGCGTATATGTCTTATGTAAACAAGCAAAAAGGGTTCTTAACAAATATGTTGGCAAATCCACAATTCTACTTTCAAAACGAAATGGGGAAATTTACCAACGGAAAAAATCCTCGATACTTAGGATTTCCAACAGGAGAAAGTATGGACGCAAGTGATTATTCGTTGGCGTATGAAAAATATCAAGAACGATTTGCTGACATTAGCGATTTCAACTTTTACTTTGTCGGAAACGTAGACGAAAAAGTGCTTGTAGATTATGCAGAAAAATATTTAGGTTCATTAGAAGGAAAAAATTCAAACGAAAAATACAACGTAAGTTCATTTAGACCTTTAACAGGATCTCATTCAAAAATTGTAGAAAAAGGACAAGATCCAAAAAGCGCGGTTCGTATTATGTTTCAAGGTGAAGCAGAATATAATAGAGAAGAAGCAAAGGCGATGAAAGCGCTTGGAGAAATATTGAGCATCAAACTTATTGAAAAACTCCGAGAAGAAGAAGGTGGCGTTTATGGTGCTGGAGCTAGAGGAAGTATTCGAAGTTTTCCATACGGATGGTATAACTTTAGTATTTCTTTTCCTTGTGGACCCGAAAATGTAGATAAATTAAAAACTGCAGCTTTGGCTGAATTGCAAAAAATAATTGACAATGGACCGAGTGAAAAAGATGTATCAAAAATAAAAGAAGCACAGCTTTTAGAATACAAAGAAAGTATCAAAAAGAACAGATTCTGGTTAGGATATCTAAAAAATTCAGATTACATGAATCGCGATGTAAATCGTGTTCTAGATGATGAAAAAGTAGTAAATGAATTGACAGCTTCAGACATTCAAAATGTTGCTAAAAAATACTTGACAAAAGGGTATATTTTGGGAATCCATAATCCTGAAAAATAG
- a CDS encoding ParA family protein, with amino-acid sequence MGKIIAIANQKGGVGKTTTSINLAASLGVLEKKVLLIDADPQANATSGLGIDVENVEKGTYQVLEHTASAAEVVIKTSSPNLSVIPSHIDLVAIEIELVDKDQREYMLKKALAPIKDQYDYILIDCAPSLGLLTLNALTAADSVMIPIQCEYFALEGLGKLLNTIKSVQKIHNPDLDIEGLLLTMYDSRLRLSNQVVEEVQKHFNEMVFTTIIQRNVRLSEAPSYGESIINYDAASKGAANYLSLAHEVIKKNK; translated from the coding sequence ATGGGCAAAATAATTGCTATCGCAAATCAAAAAGGTGGCGTTGGAAAAACGACAACATCTATAAACTTAGCCGCATCCTTAGGCGTACTTGAAAAGAAGGTATTACTAATTGATGCAGATCCACAAGCAAACGCAACTTCTGGGTTGGGAATTGATGTGGAAAACGTTGAAAAAGGCACGTATCAAGTATTAGAACATACGGCAAGCGCGGCTGAAGTAGTAATAAAAACGAGCTCACCAAACTTAAGTGTTATTCCTTCACATATTGATTTGGTTGCTATTGAAATAGAATTAGTTGATAAAGATCAGCGTGAATATATGTTGAAAAAAGCCTTGGCTCCAATCAAAGATCAATACGATTATATATTGATTGATTGCGCGCCATCGTTAGGATTATTAACCTTAAATGCATTAACAGCCGCAGATTCGGTAATGATCCCGATTCAATGTGAATATTTTGCATTAGAAGGTTTAGGAAAATTATTAAACACGATTAAAAGTGTTCAAAAAATACACAATCCCGATTTAGACATTGAAGGATTGTTATTAACAATGTACGATTCTCGTTTGCGTTTATCAAACCAAGTCGTAGAAGAAGTACAAAAACATTTCAACGAGATGGTTTTTACAACCATTATTCAACGAAATGTACGATTGAGCGAAGCACCAAGTTATGGAGAAAGTATCATTAATTATGATGCAGCAAGTAAAGGCGCGGCAAATTATTTAAGTTTAGCACACGAAGTGATTAAGAAAAATAAATAG
- a CDS encoding ParB/RepB/Spo0J family partition protein, giving the protein MAKATKKQALGRGLSALLKDPENDIKSVSDKNADKVVGNIVELAIDTIEVNPFQPRTNFNEETLRELASSIKELGVIQPITVRKLGFESYQLVSGERRFRASKLIGLETIPAYVRIANDQESLEMALVENIQRSDLDPIEIALSYQRLIDEISLTQEQMSQRVGKKRSTIANYLRLLKLDPIIQTGMRDGFLSMGHGRTLVNIENTNDQLEIYEMILTKSLSVRETEELVKNYKKDKTIEAPKTETAENPKYIKKGIRDFSEYFGHKVDVKVSKNGKGKISIPFHSEEDFARIKKLLKSGK; this is encoded by the coding sequence ATGGCGAAGGCAACAAAAAAACAAGCATTAGGAAGAGGATTATCAGCCTTATTGAAAGATCCTGAAAACGATATTAAATCAGTTTCAGACAAGAATGCAGATAAAGTAGTAGGAAATATTGTAGAACTCGCAATTGATACGATTGAAGTAAATCCGTTTCAACCACGAACAAATTTTAATGAAGAAACACTTCGCGAATTAGCTTCTTCTATCAAAGAACTAGGTGTGATTCAGCCGATTACAGTGCGTAAATTAGGTTTTGAAAGTTATCAATTAGTTTCTGGAGAACGTCGTTTTAGAGCTTCTAAATTAATTGGACTCGAAACAATTCCTGCGTATGTGCGTATTGCAAACGATCAAGAATCGTTGGAAATGGCATTGGTAGAAAACATTCAGCGTTCCGATTTAGATCCAATCGAAATTGCATTATCCTACCAACGATTAATTGACGAAATTAGCTTAACGCAAGAACAAATGAGTCAGCGTGTTGGAAAAAAACGTTCAACAATTGCAAACTACTTGCGTTTATTAAAACTAGATCCAATCATTCAAACAGGAATGCGCGACGGTTTCTTAAGTATGGGACACGGACGTACGTTGGTAAATATTGAAAACACCAACGATCAATTGGAAATTTATGAAATGATTCTGACCAAATCCTTATCTGTTCGTGAAACCGAAGAATTGGTAAAGAATTACAAGAAAGATAAAACTATAGAAGCTCCAAAAACTGAAACAGCGGAAAATCCGAAGTATATCAAAAAAGGAATTCGTGATTTTTCTGAATACTTTGGACATAAAGTAGATGTGAAAGTTAGCAAAAATGGAAAAGGGAAAATTAGCATTCCTTTTCATTCGGAAGAAGATTTTGCTCGAATTAAAAAATTACTAAAAAGTGGGAAATAG
- a CDS encoding DUF5683 domain-containing protein, whose amino-acid sequence MGNRIILALCFLCFACQLSWSQDDTEKKDTEETTKEESVLKVENATVVDEKKVIDPLSPSKAAFYSAILPGLGQAYNKKYWKIPIVYAALGTGIYFYIDNNKKYNQYRSAYKRRLAGFTDDEFQGIVADNDALIDAQEFYQKNRDLSLLLTVVAYVLNIVDANVDAHLLQFNVSDDLSVHPYLDQNEIDFNRNLGVTLNFKF is encoded by the coding sequence GTGGGAAATAGAATCATTTTAGCGTTATGCTTCTTGTGTTTTGCATGCCAATTATCGTGGTCGCAAGATGATACAGAAAAGAAAGATACGGAAGAAACAACGAAAGAGGAATCTGTCTTAAAGGTAGAAAATGCTACAGTTGTAGATGAAAAGAAAGTAATTGATCCGTTGTCGCCATCAAAAGCGGCTTTTTATTCAGCTATTTTGCCAGGATTGGGACAAGCGTACAACAAAAAGTACTGGAAAATTCCAATTGTGTACGCCGCGTTAGGAACGGGAATTTATTTTTATATAGACAATAATAAAAAATACAATCAATATAGAAGTGCATATAAACGACGTTTGGCAGGTTTTACCGATGATGAATTTCAAGGAATTGTTGCCGATAATGACGCATTAATTGATGCACAAGAGTTCTATCAAAAAAATCGTGATTTATCGTTGCTTTTAACGGTTGTTGCCTATGTGTTAAATATTGTTGACGCCAATGTTGACGCGCATTTATTGCAATTCAACGTAAGTGACGATCTTTCAGTACATCCATATCTTGATCAGAATGAAATTGATTTCAATCGAAACTTAGGAGTCACGCTCAATTTTAAATTTTAG
- the dapB gene encoding 4-hydroxy-tetrahydrodipicolinate reductase: MNIALLGYGRMGKEIEKVAIQRGHTIVHKIEGDISSYNFTTVDVAIDFSIPSAAFQNISHCIKHQIPVISGTTGWLEKYDEVVNMCEAEKGAFIYASNFSLGVNIFFEMNNYLAKMMSQLEDYKVSIEEIHHTKKLDAPSGTAITLAEGVIQQTNYNAWKLDEAANATEIPIVVKRIPEVPGTHEITYTSSVDSISIKHEAHNRQGFALGAVVAAEWIQNRVGVFTMKNVLNI; the protein is encoded by the coding sequence ATGAATATTGCATTGCTCGGTTATGGTAGAATGGGGAAAGAAATTGAAAAAGTAGCTATACAAAGAGGACACACAATTGTTCATAAAATAGAAGGTGATATTTCTTCGTATAATTTCACTACTGTAGATGTGGCAATCGATTTCAGCATTCCGTCTGCTGCTTTTCAGAATATTTCGCATTGCATCAAACACCAAATTCCTGTAATTTCAGGAACGACAGGTTGGCTGGAAAAATACGATGAAGTTGTTAACATGTGTGAAGCTGAAAAAGGAGCTTTCATTTATGCTTCAAACTTTAGTTTAGGTGTAAATATTTTCTTTGAGATGAATAACTATTTGGCAAAAATGATGTCTCAATTAGAAGATTATAAGGTTTCTATCGAAGAAATTCATCATACCAAAAAACTAGATGCTCCAAGCGGAACTGCTATTACTTTGGCAGAAGGAGTTATTCAACAAACAAATTACAACGCTTGGAAACTTGATGAAGCAGCAAACGCTACAGAAATTCCAATTGTTGTCAAACGAATTCCAGAAGTTCCTGGAACACATGAAATTACATATACATCTTCCGTTGATAGCATTTCTATAAAACATGAAGCGCATAATCGTCAAGGCTTTGCTTTAGGCGCAGTTGTCGCTGCCGAGTGGATTCAAAATAGAGTAGGCGTGTTCACTATGAAAAACGTGTTAAACATATAA
- the lepB gene encoding signal peptidase I, with amino-acid sequence MTFTQSFLLFFLIVQVIHFLGTWKLYVKAGRKAWEAAIPIYNAVILMKIINRPKEWYWVILLFIPIINLIVFPVIWVETIRSFGRTDRMETILVVVTLGFYIYYVNYMLDVEYVYDRSLQPRTPAGEWIASILFAVVAATLVHTYVMQPFVIPSSSLEKTLLVGDFLFVSKIHYGARTPMTSVALPMVHDAIPFTGMKSYLKEPQLPYFRFPGFEGIERNDIVVFNWPADTLSVIEVGSSPTMYKPLDKRSNYVKRCVGLPGDELEVRDGFVFTNGKQNVLPERAKLQFNYKVSTKGGGFNPQYMHDRYDITDGFGTTGEKNQYFFYALTEATAEELKNHPNVLSIEKFLEQKGVVTRDKVFPHSDNYKWNNSHFGPITIPAKGSTVQLTKENLPLYKRAISEYEGNNLTVKDDQIMIDGNVITSYTFNQDYYWMMGDNRGNSQDSRSWGFVPFDHVLGKPVFVWFSWDTKGNGIFNKIRWNRMFTTVSGEGKPVSYFIYFVILLSGWFVFNYFRKKKKAAGK; translated from the coding sequence ATGACGTTTACGCAATCATTTTTACTATTTTTCTTAATCGTTCAAGTAATTCACTTTTTAGGAACTTGGAAACTCTATGTAAAAGCTGGTAGAAAAGCTTGGGAAGCTGCTATTCCTATATATAATGCAGTGATTTTGATGAAAATTATCAACCGACCAAAAGAATGGTATTGGGTAATTTTACTATTCATTCCAATCATAAACCTAATTGTTTTTCCAGTAATTTGGGTAGAAACCATTCGTAGTTTTGGACGTACAGATCGTATGGAAACAATTTTAGTTGTTGTAACATTAGGATTCTACATTTACTACGTAAACTATATGTTAGATGTTGAATATGTGTATGATAGAAGCTTGCAACCAAGAACGCCAGCAGGCGAGTGGATTGCTTCTATATTATTTGCAGTTGTAGCGGCAACATTGGTACATACGTATGTAATGCAACCGTTTGTAATTCCGTCGTCTTCGTTAGAAAAAACATTGTTAGTGGGCGATTTCTTATTCGTAAGTAAAATACATTACGGCGCAAGAACACCAATGACTTCGGTGGCTTTGCCAATGGTTCATGACGCAATTCCTTTTACAGGAATGAAATCGTACTTAAAAGAACCACAATTACCATATTTTAGATTTCCAGGGTTTGAAGGAATTGAGCGAAATGATATTGTTGTATTCAATTGGCCAGCAGATACATTATCAGTTATTGAAGTTGGTAGTAGTCCTACAATGTATAAACCGTTAGACAAACGCTCAAACTACGTTAAACGTTGTGTTGGTTTACCAGGTGATGAATTAGAAGTGCGAGACGGATTTGTATTTACAAACGGAAAACAAAATGTATTGCCTGAACGTGCGAAATTGCAGTTTAACTATAAAGTATCTACTAAAGGAGGAGGTTTTAATCCTCAATATATGCATGATCGTTATGACATTACAGATGGTTTTGGAACAACTGGCGAAAAAAATCAATACTTCTTTTATGCGTTAACAGAAGCGACAGCGGAAGAATTAAAAAATCATCCTAATGTACTTAGTATTGAAAAATTTCTTGAGCAAAAAGGTGTTGTTACTAGGGACAAAGTCTTTCCACATTCAGATAATTACAAATGGAACAATAGCCATTTTGGACCCATTACAATTCCTGCAAAAGGATCAACAGTACAATTAACAAAGGAAAACTTACCATTATACAAACGAGCAATTTCTGAATACGAAGGAAATAATTTGACAGTAAAAGACGATCAAATTATGATTGACGGAAACGTAATTACTTCCTATACATTCAATCAAGATTATTATTGGATGATGGGAGACAACAGGGGAAATTCGCAAGATTCTAGAAGTTGGGGATTTGTTCCATTTGATCACGTTTTAGGAAAGCCCGTTTTTGTTTGGTTTAGTTGGGATACAAAAGGAAATGGAATCTTCAATAAAATACGTTGGAACCGAATGTTTACAACCGTAAGTGGCGAAGGAAAACCTGTTTCATATTTTATCTATTTCGTAATTTTACTATCAGGTTGGTTTGTATTTAATTACTTTAGAAAGAAGAAGAAAGCGGCTGGGAAATAG
- a CDS encoding WbqC family protein has protein sequence MPTIIHPTYFPTIAHYVVLAKSDGLVFEMEDNFQKQTYRSRTYIYGANGKLMFNVPVRHLKEEKNQKYKDIQLANETPWQRLHWKSLESAYRTSPYFEYYEDELRPLFEKKYTFLMDLNLETIQSLNDCLQLEVSTTKTTVYQSIVTDIQDFRKLANVKKEPDYGFDTYTQVFEAKHGFIPNLSILDLLFNEGTNALTYLEQQTFT, from the coding sequence GTGCCTACAATTATCCATCCAACATATTTCCCTACAATTGCGCACTATGTAGTGTTGGCAAAATCTGATGGTTTAGTATTTGAAATGGAAGATAATTTCCAAAAGCAAACCTATCGAAGTCGAACGTATATCTATGGAGCGAATGGAAAACTGATGTTTAATGTTCCTGTGCGACATCTTAAAGAAGAAAAAAATCAAAAATATAAAGACATTCAATTAGCTAACGAAACTCCTTGGCAACGTTTGCATTGGAAATCGTTAGAATCTGCGTATCGGACTTCGCCTTATTTTGAATACTATGAAGATGAATTGCGTCCGTTATTTGAAAAGAAATATACGTTTTTGATGGATTTGAATTTAGAAACAATTCAGTCGCTAAATGATTGTTTACAATTAGAAGTATCAACTACTAAAACCACAGTATATCAATCAATTGTAACCGATATTCAAGATTTTAGAAAATTAGCCAACGTAAAAAAAGAACCTGATTATGGTTTTGATACCTACACGCAAGTATTTGAAGCCAAACACGGTTTCATTCCGAATTTGAGTATTTTAGATTTACTCTTCAATGAAGGAACAAATGCGCTCACCTATTTAGAACAACAAACGTTCACATAA
- a CDS encoding DUF6122 family protein — MELRTFIHYGLHFIFPLLIALLFYRKSWKMTYLVFILCMLIDLDHMLATPIFEANRCSINFHPLHTYYAIAVYVGFLFFKKTRILGIGLLMHILADSVDCWMM; from the coding sequence ATGGAACTCAGAACCTTTATCCATTACGGTTTACACTTTATCTTTCCGCTGTTGATAGCTCTACTATTCTATCGAAAATCGTGGAAAATGACATATTTAGTTTTCATTCTTTGTATGTTGATTGATCTCGATCACATGCTCGCAACGCCCATTTTTGAGGCAAATAGATGTAGCATTAACTTTCATCCGTTGCACACGTATTATGCAATTGCTGTTTACGTAGGATTCCTATTCTTCAAAAAAACACGTATTTTAGGAATTGGTTTATTGATGCACATTTTGGCAGATAGTGTTGATTGTTGGATGATGTAG
- a CDS encoding NTF2 fold immunity protein: MKHFNKIVIPIFMLTIFFSYGQENPDPRKMSKARAEIILIKALKDSTLHNVIGSEPILTTEKKVIEFAEFVLFDTYGKKNIEIQKPYNCIQIDNYWVISGTLHQEIGGTFLIIIDSRNCKIIRLTHGR, encoded by the coding sequence ATGAAACATTTCAATAAAATAGTAATTCCTATATTTATGTTGACGATCTTTTTCAGCTATGGTCAAGAAAATCCAGATCCTCGAAAAATGTCAAAAGCACGTGCTGAAATTATTCTCATCAAGGCTTTAAAAGATTCGACACTTCACAATGTTATAGGAAGTGAACCGATATTAACAACTGAGAAAAAAGTAATTGAGTTTGCAGAGTTTGTTCTATTTGATACTTATGGAAAGAAAAATATTGAAATTCAAAAACCATATAACTGTATCCAGATTGATAACTATTGGGTAATTAGCGGAACATTACATCAAGAAATAGGCGGAACATTTCTGATAATTATCGATTCAAGAAATTGCAAAATCATTCGATTAACGCATGGTAGGTAA